In Dama dama isolate Ldn47 chromosome X, ASM3311817v1, whole genome shotgun sequence, one genomic interval encodes:
- the ZNF81 gene encoding zinc finger protein 81 isoform X2: MLEIYSHLLSLGYEVPKPEVIFKLEQGEEPWALKEKTLHHSCSDGKFGIKTLQKRISGKVSFHGEMEGEDAKDDSLYSILEVLWQDAEQIKSYQEKQNKPLSHAAFTNKKILNTEWDYEYKNSGKFIHPGPNCIPSQKRPHKCNSFGKNLKHNLDVHIHSESNATKNFDKIIGHSQVFTQSSSYTNHENTHTGVKFCDSNQCGKVLGFKQALRHNLKFPVGEKANMCTELGKIFTQRSQLFAPQRIHTMDKPHELRKCVNVFTQKPLLSIYLRVHRDEKLYICSECGKAFIQNSELIMHEKIHTREKPYKCHECGKSFFQVSSLLRHQTTHTGEKLYECSECGKGFSLNSALNVHQKIHTGERHHKCSECGKAFTQKSTLRMHQRIHSGERSYICTECGQAFIQKAHLIAHQRIHTGEKPYECNDCGKSFPSKSQLQMHKRIHTGEKPYICTDCGKAFTNRSNLNTHQKSHTGEKSYICAECGKAFTDRSNFNKHQTIHTREKPFVCADCGRAFIQKSELLTHQRIHTTEKPYKCSDCDKSFSKKPHLKVHQRIHTGEKPYICAECGKAFTDRSNFNKHQTIHTGDKPYKCSDCGKGFTQKSVLSMHRNIHT; this comes from the coding sequence atgGAAAGTTTGGGATTAAAACCTTACAAAAAAGAATTTCTGGAAAAGTTTCATTTCATGGTGAAATGGAAGGTGAAGATGCAAAAGATGATTCATTGTATTCCATTTTAGAAGTACTATGGCAAGATGCTGAACAGATAAAAAGCTACCAGGAAAAGCAGAACAAACCTCTGAGTCATGCTGCTTTCACCAATAAGAAAATATTGAATACAGAGTGGGATTATGAATataaaaacagtggaaaatttaTTCATCCAGGCCCAAATTGTATTCCTTCACAGAAAAGACCCCATAAATGTAACTCATTTGGGAAGAATTTAAAGCATAATTTAGATGTACATATTCATAGTGAAAGCAATGCAACAAAGAACTTTGATAAAATTATTGGACACAGTCAAGTTTTCACCCAGAGCTCTTCTTATACTAACCATGAAAATACACATACTGGAGTGAAATTCTGTGACAGCAATCAGTGTGGAAAAGTCCTCGGCTTCAAACAAGCACTCCGTCACAATCTGAAGTTTCCTGTTGGGGAGAAAGCAAATATGTGTACTGAACTTGGGAAGATCTTCACCCAGAGGTCACAACTCTTTGCAcctcagagaattcatactatgGATAAACCTCATGAACTTAGGAAATGTGTAAATGTTTTTACACAGAAGCCACTACTCAGTATTTATTTGAGAGTTCATAGAGATGAAAAGCTATATATATGTTCTGAGTGTGGAAAGGCATTCATCCAGAATTCAGAATTAATTATGCATGAGAAAATTCATACTAGAGAAAAACCCTATAAATGTCATGAATGTGGAAAATCATTTTTCCAAGTGTCATCTCTCCTAAGGCATCAGACAACCCATACTGGAGAAAAGCTTTAtgaatgcagtgaatgtgggaaaggcTTCTCCCTGAACTCAGCCCTAAATGTacatcagaaaattcatactggagagagacACCATAAGTGCAGTGAGTGTGGGAAAGCCTTTACCCAAAAATCAACACTCAGAATGCATCAGAGAATTCACTCAGGAGAGAGATCCTACATATGTACCGAATGTGGTCAGGCCTTCATCCAAAAGGCACACTTGATTGCACAtcaaagaattcatactggagagaagccttatgaATGCAATGACTGTGGGAAATCTTTCCCTTCTAAGTCACAACTCCAGATGCATAAGCGaattcacacaggagagaaaccctacATATGCACTGACTGTGGTAAGGCCTTTACCAACAGGTCAAATCTGAATACTCACCAGAAATCTCACACTGGAGAGAAGTCTTATATATGTGctgaatgtgggaaagccttcacgGATAGGTCAAATTTCAATAAACACCAGACTATTCATACTAGAGAGAAACCCTTTGTTTGTGCTGATTGTGGGAGGGCCTTTATCCAGAAGTCAGAGTTACTTACACATCAGAGAATCCATACTacagagaagccttataaatgttcTGACTGTGACAAATCCTTCTCAAAGAAACCACACCTCAAAGTACATCAGCGaattcacacaggagagaaaccgtATATATGTGCAGAATGTGGGAAAGCTTTCACAGACAGATCAAATTTCAATAAACACCAGACAATTCATACTGGAGATAAACCCTATAAATGTAGTGACTGTGGAAAAGGCTTCACTCAGAAATCAGTTCTGAGTATGCATCGCAATATTCATACATGA